One segment of Meriones unguiculatus strain TT.TT164.6M chromosome X, Bangor_MerUng_6.1, whole genome shotgun sequence DNA contains the following:
- the LOC110541679 gene encoding zinc finger X-linked protein ZXDB-like yields the protein MQQRAQRPPAHRNVFGPAAGGGVAPSPQLWFQPSLTGAAMEIPRPLPARGTPQGGGGGVGGGGGGGGPGGGGGRGGCCPAGGGGVHRAPDSLARQAPARCLLLLRGTQDGGPRSAEAHRASRGLGPSPSPDRSAPRPDHRSGGGGRGVGGGRGVGGGEDFFLLLLDPVGGDVEAAGAEQARGPGWREEARAGPRPERRDSGATPAGRPEPGPRRLPAVAAPSPLPAAGPSPGPAAAAAFAGTITLHNQDLLLRLENGVLTLTTPPLPAWEPGVAPFPGQPPPGALGAPQAGLPPAAAVGDCPELPPDLLLAEPAEPAPCPAPPEEEAEAPAAAQSPRGPLVAGPGVVLYLCPEAQCGQTFAKKHQLKVHLLTHSSSRGQRPFKCPLSGCGWTFTTSYKLKRHLQSHDKLRPFGCPVEGCGKSFTTVYNLKAHMKGHEQENSFKCEVCEESFPTQAKLSTHQRSHFEPERPYQCAFSGCKKTFITVSALFSHNRAHFREQELFACSFPGCSKQYDKACRLKIHLRSHTGERPFLCDFDGCGWNFTSMSKLLRHKRKHEDDRRFTCPVEGCGKSFTRAEHLKGHSITHLGTKPFVCPVEGCCARFSARSSLYIHSKKHLQDVGTWKSRCPVSTCNRLFTSKHSMKTHMAKRHNLSQDLLAQLEAANSLTPSSELTGQGQSDLGGAELVSLFSEVPGHGSAAVLDTALVNSGILTIDVASVNSTLTGSLPADNSHGHSHSLGQAVDPRGLRGTPGDLPQSLDTSLFFGTSVAGYQQGPLDMDDVSAGNVGLFGSLALKSSSLEPQALTPSNKLTVDTEALTPSSTLCENSVSELLTPAKAEWNMHPESDFFGHEEETQFAFSHPAGSHGSQKETDLIAVTGTPFLV from the exons ATGCAACAGAGAGCACAGCGACCACCAGCCCACAG gaacGTGTTCGGGCCCGCGGCAGGGGGCGGGGTCGCGCCTTCGCCTCAGCTCTGGTTCCAGCCTAGCCTCACCGGCGCCGCGATGGAAATCCCGAGGCCGCTCCCGGCTCGCGGGACGCCacagggcggcggcggcggcgtcg gcggcggcggcgggggcggcggtccgggcggcggcggcggccgtgGCGGCTGCTGCCCCGCGGGTGGCGGCGGGGTCCACCGCGCCCCGGACTCTCTGGCTCGTCAGGCCCCCGCGCGCTGCCTCCTCCTGCTCCGGGGGACCCAAGATGGCGGGCCGCGGAGCGCCGAGGCCCACAGGGCCTCACGGGGCCTGGGCCCGAGCCCCAGCCCCGACCGCTCGGCGCCGAGGCCGGATCAccggagcggcggcggcggccgtgGTGTCGGCGGCGGCCGTGGTGTCGGCGGCGGCGAGGACTTCTTCCTGTTGCTGCTTGACCCGGTGGGTGGCGATGTGGAAGCAGCGGGCGCGGAGCAGGCCAGAGGGccggggtggagggaggaggcccGGGCAGGCCCGCGGCCCGAGCGGCGCGACAGCGGGGCGACCCCGGCGGGCCGGCCCGAGCCGGGGCCCCGCCGCCTGCCGGCCGTCGCGGCTCCGTCTCCGCTGCCCGCGGCGGGCCCGAGCCCcggcccggcggcggcggcggccttCGCGGGCACCATCACTCTGCACAACCAGGACCTGCTGCTGCGCCTGGAGAACGGCGTCCTCACCCTGACCACGCCCCCGCTGCCCGCCTGGGAGCCGGGGGTCGCGCCTTTCCCGGGGCAGCCGCCGCCGGGCGCCCTGGGGGCCCCGCAGGCGGGCCTCCCGCCCGCCGCCGCCGTGGGCGACTGCCCGGAGCTGCCCCCGGACCTCCTGCTGGCGGAGCCGGCGGAGCCCGCGCCCTGCCCAGCGCCTCCGGAGGAGGAGGCCGAGGCCCCGGCCGCCGCCCAGAGCCCCCGCGGGCCTCTGGTCGCGGGCCCGGGCGTGGTGCTGTACCTGTGCCCGGAGGCGCAGTGCGGACAGACCTTCGCCAAGAAGCACCAGCTGAAGGTGCACCTGCTGACGCACAGCAGCAGCCGCGGCCAGCGGCCCTTCAAGTGCCCCCTGAGCGGCTGCGGCTGGACCTTCACCACGTCCTACAAGCTCAAGAGACACCTGCAGTCGCACGACAAGCTGCGGCCGTTCGGCTGCCCCGTGGAGGGCTGCGGCAAGAGCTTCACCACCGTGTACAACCTCAAAGCGCACATGAAGGGGCACGAGCAGGAGAACTCCTTCAAGTGCGAGGTGTGCGAGGAGAGCTTCCCCACGCAGGCCAAGCTCAGCACCCACCAGCGCAGCCACTTCGAGCCCGAGAGGCCTTACCAGTGCGCCTTTTCTGGCTGCAAGAAGACGTTCATTACCGTGAGCGCCCTGTTTTCGCACAACCGCGCCCATTTCAGGGAACAGGAACTCTTCGCCTGCTCCTTCCCTGGCTGCAGCAAGCAGTACGACAAGGCCTGCAGGCTCAAGATCCACCTGCGGAGCCACACCGGAGAGAGACCTTTCCTCTGTGACTTCGACGGCTGCGGCTGGAACTTCACCAGCATGTCCAAGCTCTTGAGGCACAAGAGGAAGCACGAGGACGACCGCAGGTTCACCTGCCCCGTGGAGGGCTGTGGGAAGTCCTTCACCAGGGCCGAGCACCTCAAGGGCCACAGCATCACCCACCTGGGCACGAAGCCTTTCGTGTGCCCCGTGGAGGGCTGCTGCGCCAGGTTCTCTGCTCGGAGCAGCCTCTACATCCACTCCAAGAAGCACTTGCAGGACGTGGGCACGTGGAAGAGCCGCTGCCCCGTCTCCACCTGTAACAGACTCTTCACCTCCAAGCACAGCATGAAGACCCACATGGCCAAGAGGCACAACCTCAGCCAGGACCTCCTGGCCCAGCTAGAAGCTGCGAACTCTCTCACGCCCAGCAGTGAGCTCACCGGCCAGGGGCAGAGCGACCTCGGTGGCGCGGAGCTGGTGTCTCTGTTCTCTGAGGTGCCTGGCCACGGTTCTGCCGCGGTGCTGGACACAGCCTTGGTCAACTCTGGGATCCTGACCATCGATGTGGCCTCCGTGAACTCGACCCTCACGGGGAGCCTCCCTGCCGATAATAGCCACGGCCATAGCCATTCCTTAGGACAAGCGGTGGACCCGCGCGGCTTGAGGGGGACCCCCGGTGACCTCCCCCAGAGCCTGGATACCTCTCTCTTCTTCGGGACCTCGGTGGCCGGTTATCAGCAGGGCCCCTTAGACATGGATGACGTCTCCGCCGGGAACGTGGGGCTCTTTGGCTCTCTGGCTCTGAAAAGCTCCAGCCTGGAGCCCCAGGCTTTGACGCCCAGCAATAAGTTAACCGTGGACACGGAAGCTCTGACTCCCTCCAGCACCCTGTGTGAAAACAGTGTCTCAGAGCTACTGACCCCGGCCAAAGCGGAGTGGAACATGCACCCCGAATCGGACTTCTTTGGCCACGAGGAGGAAACCCAGTTCGCCTTCTCCCATCCAGCAGGAAGCCATGGTTCTCAGAAAGAAACAGACCTCATCGCGGTGACTGGCACCCCGTTTTTGGTATGA